The proteins below come from a single Mercenaria mercenaria strain notata chromosome 3, MADL_Memer_1, whole genome shotgun sequence genomic window:
- the LOC123525136 gene encoding uncharacterized protein LOC123525136 gives MAVPSDVTLPQPIWGTEAVNLKDVLMQYELPTVARVVKGQFMNIGTSKFNPLKKLHQDVLVHSIKTGLKVLGHSVTKVESRDRRTTRLVPLEQRLSIPVTYKGWFELLSEDGRSIKPIESVQELAKLFPKVNNVLVRQNLKAYLVNDTDGKMTFDKTKIVIAGEQLKVLGEVPLQLPAGMERKVRLLKCVDSKGENVFLSFDQRALFTPIAGGDDVMGVFMIKDVIHKFRLPLTVKLIQGVWPKVDSTRFTGLIRLDWAYTDETAFVCPLDRNTPRIYPIPTEVSLRLVTAVNNSELKDNEAYTNIMVKCNRLVANYHNTIHLIISVPEGAVKAKSHARANIYSDTNSKPAQPVKSASQMKRSRSREDILNDELDDLYGYLRVGKQPPVGKFTRDSDEETYYEEPEFEPMTKFRSRLDMLNKGDVTGSQKDTKYSFIDPRAALDANHNRLSMSPVNGHVTNPAPGTPPELPPRQYKRADSSPQISVIKTVSNGSPAGSASGVRVISAQTHVLNRRVSKENMSKDSKGSRSSGSDERRDSGSSKNRSSSKGLTSRKTSMPLLYL, from the coding sequence ATGGCGGTTCCCAGCGACGTTACTCTTCCGCAGCCTATATGGGGCACGGAAGCTGTGAATTTAAAGGATGTATTAATGCAGTATGAGTTACCAACCGTCGCGAGAGTGGTCAAAGGCCAGTTTATGAACATTGGTACGTCAAAGTTTAATCCACTGAAGAAATTGCATCAAGATGTGCTTGTCCATTCAATAAAAACAGGATTAAAAGTGTTAGGACATAGTGTTACTAAAGTAGAAAGTCGAGACCGACGGACTACTAGGCTTGTACCGTTAGAACAACGTTTATCAATACCAGTGACTTACAAGGGCTGGTTTGAGCTCTTGTCAGAAGATGGCCGATCTATTAAGCCTATCGAAAGTGTGCAGGAGCTCGCCAAGTTGTTTCCAAAAGTGAATAATGTTCTAGTCCGCCAAAATTTGAAGGCTTATCTTGTCAATGATACAGATGGAAAGATGACATTTGACAAGACAAAAATCGTGATAGCTGGAGAACAGTTGAAGGTGCTGGGTGAAGTACCACTTCAGCTTCCAGCTGGCATGGAAAGAAAAGTTCGATTACTCAAATGTGTAGACTCAAAAGGCGAGAATGTGTTCTTAAGTTTTGACCAGAGAGCTTTGTTTACACCTATAGCTGGGGGTGATGACGTTATGGGAGTCTTCATGATCAAAGACGTTATTCATAAATTTCGGCTCCCTCTTACTGTAAAACTGATACAAGGTGTATGGCCTAAGGTTGATTCAACTCGATTCACTGGACTTATAAGACTGGATTGGGCATATACGGATGAAACAGCTTTCGTCTGCCCACTTGATCGCAACACGCCCAGGATATACCCAATACCAACAGAGGTCAGTCTCCGACTTGTGACAGCCGTTAATAACAGTGAATTGAAAGATAATGAAGCATACACAAACATCATGGTTAAATGTAACAGGCTTGTCGCGAACTATCACAATACTATTCATCTGATAATATCAGTGCCCGAGGGGGCCGTGAAAGCCAAGAGCCACGCAAGAGCAAATATTTATTCAGACACGAATTCAAAACCAGCTCAGCCAGTAAAATCAGCCAGTCAGATGAAACGCTCGAGAAGCAGAGAAGACATTCTTAACGATGAGTTAGATGATCTCTATGGTTACTTAAGAGTAGGAAAACAGCCACCAGTTGGGAAATTCACGAGGGACTCCGATGAGGAGACCTACTACGAGGAACCAGAGTTTGAACCCATGACAAAATTTAGATCACGTTTGGATATGTTAAACAAAGGGGATGTAACAGGTAGTCAAAAAGACACGAAATATTCATTCATTGACCCACGTGCGGCACTGGACGCTAACCACAATCGTTTATCAATGTCACCAGTTAATGGTCACGTGACAAATCCAGCACCTGGTACCCCACCTGAGCTGCCCCCAAGACAGTACAAACGTGCGGATTCATCACCTCAAATTTCCGTGATAAAAACAGTCAGTAACGGTTCTCCGGCAGGGTCGGCCTCAGGGGTACGTGTAATTAGTGCTCAAACTCATGTCCTTAACAGGCGggtttcaaaagaaaatatgagTAAAGATTCTAAAGGGAGCCGAAGCAGTGGAAGCGATGAGAGAAGGGACTCTGGGTCTAGTAAAAATAGAAGTTCGTCAAAGGGACTAACGTCTCGTAAAACGTCTATGCCACtcttgtatttatga
- the LOC123523592 gene encoding uncharacterized protein LOC123523592, with amino-acid sequence MLRIIIASILCVSYVTAMTTTHKPHHGHHHSNTTHRPHSNTTREPGEKDSFRFVYEPHTQQMVVVNVHDCYVFSLSDSEKVAVHTDAGIRALELKLLSALSTSAVVTTTKDQLNPHAAHLCGGHATAFYKEASP; translated from the exons ATGCTCCGAATCATTATCGCCAGTATTTTGTGCGTCTCATACGTTACG GCTATGACGACAACTCACAAACCTCACCATGGCCATCATCATTCAAACACGACACATCGACCACATTCTAACACTACACGAGAACCAGGCGAGAAAGACTCTTTCAGGTTTGTCTACGAACCACACACg CAACAAATGGTGGTAGTAAACGTACACGATTGCTACGTCTTCTCGCTGAGTGATTCAGAGAAGGTAGCTGTACACACCGACGCTGGTATCAGAGCTTTGGAG CTTAAGCTGTTGAGCGCTCTTAGCACCTCTGCTGTGGTCACTACAACTAAGGACCAGCTGAACCCTCATGCGGCTCATCTCTGTGGAGGACATGCCACAGCATTTTATAAAGAAGCTAGCCCTTAA